One genomic segment of Gasterosteus aculeatus chromosome 6, fGasAcu3.hap1.1, whole genome shotgun sequence includes these proteins:
- the LOC120820783 gene encoding ubiquitin-conjugating enzyme E2 2 codes for MALKRIKKELQDLGKDPPASCSAGPVGDDLFHWQATITGPNDSPYHGGVFFLSVHFPTDYPFKPPKLAFTTKIYHPNINSNGSICLDILRSQWSPALTVSKVLLSICSLLCDPNPDDPLVPDIAHIYKSDRTRYNQVAREWTERYAM; via the exons ATGGCtctaaaaagaataaagaag GAGTTACAAGACTTGGGGAAGGATCCTCCAGCTTCATGTTCAGCTGGACCCGTAGGTGATGACT TGTTTCATTGGCAAGCTACCATCACGGGACCG aaTGACAGCCCGTATCATGGAGGAGTATTCTTCCTTTCTGTCCATTTTCCTACTGACTATCCCTTTAAACCACCAAAG CTTGCCTTTACAACAAAAATTTACCACCCAAACATCAACAGCAATGGTAGCATCTGCCTCGACATCTTGAGGTCGCAGTGGTCGCCTGCTCTTACCGTATCAAAAG TTTTATTATCCATATGCTCCTTGCTATGTGACCCGAATCCAGATGATCCACTAGTCCCGGACATTGCACACATTTACAAATCCGACCGAACAAG GTACAACCAAGTAGCCCGAGAATGGACTGAGAGGTATGCAATGTGA